From the genome of Oligoflexus sp.:
ATGGATGACGATAGCGCCCAGAGGCAGGTGACGCTCCAGCAGGTCGTCGCGCTCGGCAACCAGTTTCTGCATTGGATACTGCTCCAGCCCACGCGCATGGAGGAGCCCGTGCTGATGGCCTACGCGAAGAAGTTTGGCATGGACGAAGCGCATGTGAATCAACTGGCTGATCAGTTGATGAAGCTCAAGGATTTGAAGGCAAGCTGATGGGAAAAGTTCTGTTGGTCGATGATGAAGATGATTTCCTTGAGTCCCTGCGGGCTTCGATGACCGCGGCCGGATTCGACGTGTTGACCGCGCCGAGCGCTTTCGAGGCCCTGCGCATCATTAAAAACATCAAGGAACCGATCGACTGCGTGCTCACCGACTACCGCATGCCCGAGATGCGTGGTGACGAGCTGGCTTTCGCGATCAAACACAATACCGGCATCCCTGTCGTGATCATGACGGGTGACAGTTCCGTATCGGCCGATGTTTTGTTCAAAGCAGGCATTTCCGGTGTGATCACCAAGCCCTTTGACGCTGAACATTTCATTGAATTTCTGAGGAACAACGATTTGCAAGTGGATGTCTCGAAACAAAGAAAATTTCTCAGGCAGAAACTGGATCAGACTTCGCAGCGCATCGAACTCTCGAACGGTCGTGACACAGTGGCCGGTGATATTTTGAACATGAGTAACGGCGGCATCGGCGTCTGTCTCGATGCGAGCATCGAACCCATGTCCACCGTCCAGTTCGTGCTGCAGATCGACGGTCAGGAAATTAAAGGCTACATGCACTGTCGCTGGCGGGCCATGCTCGGCGAACGGCTGAACGCCGGTTTTGAATTCGACTCCCTTACCAAAAAAGCTCTGGCCAGCAATTCCGCCTTCATCAAATGGGTTACCATCAACCAGGCGTCGTGACCTTCATTCCTCGAAGCGAATATGGATGCGCACGCTCCCATTCTCCGGCACGAAAACATGAGCCTCGTCACAGCTGAGGCTCGTATACTCCGCTCCTTCGGGATTGGGGCGGCAGCTTATGCTGGTTTCGGATGCAAGGCCATCAGGGTTGATGGAAAAGGATCCACGCAGTTCGCCCATTTCCATGCGTACGCTATTATACGGATCCATCTTTGCCGCACAGATTTTTGCCGCCAGTTTTTGCTTGGGCGTCACGGTATAAACCGAGCCCTGCAGCGCGGGTGTGTAGTCGCTGTACCAGGTGGCCTGAAACCAGCCTGTTCCCTGCAGCACATCCCATTGACGGCAGCCAATCACCGTGCGCGTGGCCACTTCGCGATAATTCCAGAGCACAGGCACCAGTTCGGACGTATTCGGAATGAATTCAAAGGTCGTGGCGGCCGCCGCGGGCGTGGACAGAAGAGCGGCCAGGCAGAGAGCTTGAAAAGAAGGGATGCGCATGGGTTTCTCCTGGTTGAAGATCGTGGAGTATATACTCCAAGCGCAGGATGACGGCAAGTTGCCGTTAGACATCCAGGATCCCTTCATCCTTCGCGACAAAAACAAAGAGGCCGAGGATCGCCCAAAAGCCAAGGGTTGCGGCACTTAAGAGCACGGCCGGTTCGAGCGAAAAGAGAGTCAAGATGCGGCCACCGCTGCCCCAAAGGTAAAGGCCAAGGAGCAGGGCCAGGGCCCAGCTGATCCCGATGACCCTTTGCCGATAACGCCGCGGCTGCGGCAGGGACAGCATCACCTTCTGACTGAAG
Proteins encoded in this window:
- a CDS encoding response regulator; amino-acid sequence: MGKVLLVDDEDDFLESLRASMTAAGFDVLTAPSAFEALRIIKNIKEPIDCVLTDYRMPEMRGDELAFAIKHNTGIPVVIMTGDSSVSADVLFKAGISGVITKPFDAEHFIEFLRNNDLQVDVSKQRKFLRQKLDQTSQRIELSNGRDTVAGDILNMSNGGIGVCLDASIEPMSTVQFVLQIDGQEIKGYMHCRWRAMLGERLNAGFEFDSLTKKALASNSAFIKWVTINQAS